DNA from Coleofasciculus sp. FACHB-1120:
GGAAATGGTAAATGTTCTATTCTGCAATCAGAAAAATTTTTTGCTTAACTCGGTTTGCTTAACTCGGTTTGCTTGACTCGGTCAAATAGCCAGGGAAATAATCCCTTGGCTATTTACTAAAGTTGGGTATATGGCATTTCTGTATTGGGTGAAAATAGACTCGGAACTCACCCCCAACTCCTCGACCTTCACGCAGAGGGGCGCATAACGCGATACAAGACTTGCTGTGCTACGCACCGAAACGCGAACGTTTCGGTAATTCTCAAAATGATAACAGGCGTTTTCCAACCGTTTCTTAAAACACAAAACTGGGGCGGACAGTTCCGACATAAATTAAATCGTTGTTAGCATTTTGTTCGGGATTTGTAACAACAAAAAATCTTGGGGTAATTGCAATATTATCAGTGATTTGATATCGGTAAAACGCTTCTAGATGTAAAGAGGTATCGGGATCTTCGCGCCCAACAACATCAGTTTCAATCGCTTTGGGCGGTTGACCAATCACGAATCCTAGCAGATTGCCAAGTCCGCCAACATCGGGCAAAGCAAAGCTCAAAGCCCAAGTAAAGATTTTGGCATCGCTGCCTTTATATGGGTCGGATTCGGCACGAGCATTAATTAATCCCGTCCAGCCGGAAATGTTGAAGTTCGGGGAGACTGGTAGGAGGCTTGCAATCCATAAGCGTTGGTAGAAAGAGCCGCACCATTAAAGGGATCTTCGGCGTTACGACTGCCTTTGCCGGTGACGTTTATGGCTCTTTGCGGTTTTTTGATGCTTGGTAAAGTCAGTGTTATCAATAAAGCCAAGCAGCAACCGCTAAGGATGTTTCTCTAGCGGTTTTTTGTATCCTGATAAAGTTTCCTCCTTAAGCCTAACTAGCACCGAAAATCCCATACAAAACTAAGAGAAAAAAAGGTTAAGCACAAACGTTTGCATGGATGAATTCATGAAAGTATAGCGATAGGATTAGATATCTATTAAGTTAATTTAAAAATCTGGAAATTAGGCAAATTTGTAGCAAATAATACTAAATAGAGGGGCAATCACAAAAAGATTTGGCTGTGCAGAATACGGCAAGTGCCAAAATCATTTTGCTATGATGAGAGTTTATTTGCGATCGCCTGTTAGAGATCCCGCTACAACTGTATCTTAAGTGCATCTCGCGGCTATTTATGGAAAACCCAAAAAAAGCATCTTCGCACAAGCATATTGTTTTAACATCCCATCCTGGGAAATCGGGTAAAAAATCGGTTCCCATCCATTGGGGAGAAAGCGATCCGATGAAACGAGGGCCAATTATTGGCACATTAGCTAACCCAAATCAACGGAATGCAATTGGTACGCATTCGGGATCTTATGCCGTTTATCGGGCACTTGCGATCGCATCGGGCGCACTCCAGGCAAATCACCGCGCCGATTTAACCAATACTTCTCCGGTTGTCCACATTGGGCCATATCCCAGTTGGGCAGATGCGAACAAAATTGTCTCACTCGATCCATTTGGAGCAATTGTGGGTGAAGTTTTCCCTTCATTTTATGAAGAGGGGTACGATATTCGTCCCACCATTGCTGTCACCAAAGCTCACATTAATATGCCGGAATTGCAAGATTCTGTGGCAAAAGGGCGCTTGCAAGTTGACGGTCAAATTATCAAAAATAACGGTAATTTAGTCGTCACAAAGGTCGCAATCGATCCAGTCTGGTATTTACCAGGGATTGCCAAGCGACTCAACATTGAAGAAAGCGATTTACGTCGCATTCTCTTCCAGCAAACAGGCGGGATGTTCCCAGAATTGGTAACGCGCCCAGATTTACACGTATTCTTACCACCGATTGGCGGCACGACGATTTATCTGATTGGCGATGTCGCCGCAATTACAGATCCCAACCGACTGCTTGCCGTGCGGGTACACGATGAATGCAACGGTTCAGATGTGTTTGGTTCCGATATTTGCACTTGTCGCCCTTATCTGGTGCATGGCATTGAAGTCTGCGTCCAGACAGCACAAGCAGGCGGCGCAGGGGTGATTGTCTATTTCCGCAAAGAAGGTCGTGCCTTGGGCGAAGTAACTAAATTTTTAGTTTACAATGCCCGGAAGCGTCAGGAAGGAGGCGATCGCGCAGATGCCTATTTTGCCCGGACTGAATGCGTGGCGGGACTTCAAGATATGCGGTTTCAAGAACTGATGCCGGATGTGTTGCATTGGCTAGGAATTACGCGAATTGACCGCTTGGTGTCGATGAGTGATATGAAATACAACGCGATTACAAATTCTGGTATCGAGGTAATCCAACGCATCCCGATTCCCGATGATTGGATTCCAGAAGATGCGTGGGTGGAAATTGCTGCCAAGCAAGCCGCTGGTTACTACACGCCGGGAGAGGTGCCCACTGCGACAACTCTGGCAGAAATTAAGGGACGGGGTTTAGGGGATTAGGTTTTTTAACGCAAAGGTACGCAAAGGTTTACGCAAAGGTACGCAAAGTTAATCTTTGCGTTTTTATTGTTTATGAGCAATTCTGAACGGGAAGCGATCGCATATTTGAGAAGTCCGGCAGCAATTCGAGAAAGATGCGATCGCATCTTTCGTTTAGGCTGTGAAGACAAACTGCGTTACTTTCGAGTTGATTTAACGCAGTTAGAGAAATGCGCTGATTATGTCATCGGCGTGATGCGCGATGATTATCCCGATCTCGATATTCCTTTTCACAGTCGCTGGCGACATTTTGAAGTCGGAAATGTGCCTCGTCTTTTGGAACTTGAACAAGCTTTAACGGGACTGAATCGATTAGAAAAAGCGAAAGTTAAGTTTGATTTAGCGATTGTTAGCGTTTTACTGGATGCAGGCGCGGGTGCCAATTGGCAGTATTGCGAACCAGAAACGGGACAAGTGTTTCGGCGTTCGGAAGGCTTAGCCGTGGCTAGCTTCCGAATGTTTTTTCAAGGTGCTTTCTCTAGCCACTCGAAATCACCATTACAGGTAGATGCTGATGGACTCCTACAGTTAACAGAAGACTCTTTAGCGCAGGGTTTCCAAGTTAGTGAAAAAAATCCGCTGGTTGGGGTGGAAGGGCGCGTTCAGCTGCTACAGCGTTTGGGACAAGTCCTCGCTCAAAATCCTAAGTTTTTTGGCACCGAAAGCCCGCGTCTTGGCAATCTAGTCAATTATTTGTGGGATAGCAGCAATCATGGACAACTGGCTGCGAGTAAGGTGTTGAGTGCAGTTTTGGAGGGGTTAGGGGAAATTTGGTCGGGGAGACTTGCGATCGCTGGGGTAAACTTAGGCGATGTCTGGATTCATTCCGCTTTACCGGGAGATAAGAAAAGTGACAATTATGTGCCATTTCACAAACTCTCTCAGTGGTTAACTTATTCTCTTTTAGAACCTCTTCAGGAACTCGATTTAAAAATCACTGGACTAGAAGAACTTACAGGTTTACCCGAATATCGTAACGGTGGTTTATGTCTAGATACTGGACTGTTACAAGTCAAAGATTCAGCAGTTTTGCAGGAACGTCACCCAGTGGGTTCTGAGGTAATTGTCGAATGGAGGGCTTTAACGATTAGTTTGCTAGATAAAATTGCGGCAACGATTCGACAAAAGCTGAATATGACTGCTGATGAATTACCCTTAGTAAAAGTTTTACAAGGAGGAACTTGGAGTGCGGGGAGAAAAATTGCCGCACAATTACGAGAAGGCGGCGTTCCCCCAATTAAAATTGCAAGTGATGGAACCGTGTTTTAATAGAAATTACCTAGCGAATATAGCAATTCTCTATTGGATGCAGTACGGTTTAACCCCACCCCTGCCCCTCCACGTTTACAGGGCTACCGTGTACACACAAGTCTTCTAATGTTGCCCCACAACGTTTTGATCCCCTCTACCCCCCTTAAAAAGGGGGGAGAATTCAGTCAAAGTCCCCCTTTTTTCTAGCGTAGCGGCGCGTTAGCGCGGGGATTTAGGGGGATCAATCAACGTTTTGCCAATTAATGAAAGATGTGTATACACCGTAGCCTCGTTTACGGGGATGGGTTAAAAATTCCCCCCTCTCCGTAAACGGAGAGGGGTTGGGGGTGAGGTTCTTTTATAAATTGCATTCAAGTTAAAAAGAATTTTGCTAGTTTTTAAGCCTGCGTAGGTAGGCTTTGTCTTTGTGCATCTTTCGAGAGGAATTTATTCATGAATGCTGAAGTCACTGTAGTTGAACATCCCTTGATCCAACATAAATTAACCCTGATGCGGCAAACGAAAACCAGCACAGGAAAATTTCGCAATCTCCTCAAAGAAATCGGGATGTTGTTAGCTTACGAGGTGACGCGGGATTTACCGCTAAAATATGAAGAAATAAAGACGCCTATTGCCCCCATGTTGGCACCGATGCTGGCTGCTGAAAAGAAGATGGTGATTGTCTCAATTATGCGGGCAGGACAGGGGATTTTAGATGGAATTTTGGAACTGATTCCTTCAGCAAGAGTTGGGCATATTGGTTTATATCGCGACCCGACTACTCATGTGGCGATCGAGTATTATTTCAAGGTTCCAAATGATATTGAACAGCGAGATATTTTGGTTGTCGATCCCATGTTGGCAACCGGAAATTCAGCCGTTGCGGCGATTGACAGAATTAAAGAAGTTAGCCCGATGTCAATCAAGTTTTTGTGCTTGCTGGCAGCACCAGAGGGGATTGCACACTTACGTCGCGAACATCCGGACGTGTCTATTTATACGGCTGCAATTGACGAAAAATTAGATGAACACGGTTATATTGTCCCAGGACTTGGGGATGCAGGCGATCGCTTGTACGGGACAAAGTAGCGATTAGGATTTAGGTTTTGATGATTGAAATCAGTTGGGAAATCTCGTTAACGACAAAAGTTGGGTTGAGTGCTAAACATTTTGCGCGATCGCCATAACCATAAGTAGCCCAACAAGCATCTAACCCAGCATTTTTAGCAAACATTAAGTCTACATGACTGTCGCCAAATACTAAAACTTCGTTACTTTGGATGTCTGGATAAATTGGCTGGATGACTGAGTGGAATAATCTTGCATCCGGTTTGGTTGGCGTTTGTCCGTCATCGCCAATAACCAGATCGAAGTCAGTATTAATTTTTAGCTTTTCTACGGCAAGCTTTAAAAACTTAGTGTGTTTGACGCTAACAATTGCTAAGTTCAACCCCTCGGAGGATGCAGCTTGAATCACTTGCTTCACTCCCGAAAATAAATCGATTTTTAATAACCCTTCTGTTTGATAAAAGTGTCTAAAAGTTTGAATCCATGTAGGAATTTCTTCGGGCGCGATCGCTGGATAAAAAATCGGGAAAGCCTCAGCAAGCGTAACGCCAATGACTGAGCGAATCTGTTCTTCATCTGGCGGGTCGATGTTAAATGTCTGGAAGGTTTTGATAACGCACGAGATGATAGCTGGATGGGTAATTGCTAAAGTGCCATCAAAGTCAAAAATAATTAACTGATATCGACTCATTGTTCGCGACTTTCGGGAATGTAAGGAACACCGAGGGCGGCGGGAGGGGTTGATTTGCCAGCTAATCCTACTAGCGCCAATAGCGCAATGACATAAGGCAACATTACTAAAAATTGATAGGGAATATTCAGATTAAAGGCTTGAATTCGCAGTTGCAAAGCTTCTGTAGCACCGAATAACAGGCAAGCTAAAGCCGTGCTGAAAGGATGCCATCTGCCAAAAATCAAAGCTGCAAGGGCGATAAAACCTCTTCCTGCACTCATATCCTCTACAAAGAATCTGACGTGAACTAATGTTAGATAAGCTCCTCCTAAACCTGCAAGACAGCCGCTGAGAGTGACTGCAACATAGCGGACCTTGGTGACAGAAACGCCAGCAGTATCCGCAGCACGGGGATATTCTCCAACGGCGCGTAAAGATAAGCCTAAACTTGTACGAAATAGCAGGTATGTACTCAGGGGAACTAACAGAAATAATAAGTAAATTAAGGGGTCTTGATTGAAGAGGAGATTCCCAATAATCGGAATGTGTTTTAATCCGGGAATGCCAATGATTTGAATGCCTGGTAGTTGCTGCGCCTGACCGCTATTAAATAAGACACGCGACCAGAAAGAAGTCAATCCCGCTGCTGTAAGATTGATGGCAAGTCCAGATACTAATTGATCGACGCGCAAGGTAACGCACAGATAGGCATGAAGCAGTCCAACCAATCCCCCGACGGCGATTGCTAACAGCATTCCCAGCCAAACATTGCCAGTAAAAAATGCTCCTGCCGCACTCGAAAATGCCCCGGAGAGTAACATTCCTTCTAGTCCAATATTTAGCACTCCCGATCGTTCGGAAAACAGCCCGCCAAGGGCAGCAAAGGCTAACGGTACTGAGAGGCGCAGGCTGGCAATTAGATAGTCGGTGAAAAAGTTGAGATTGTCCATGTTGAATCAGGAATCTCTCCCCCAACCCCTCCCCTGCGAGTAGGGAGAATTCGTTCTAGAGAGAAATAAGACCAAGAGTGAGCAATAATCTTGATTGAAGCATAGTAAACAGAATCAGCCACTGGTTGAGACAGCAGTATGGATCGAGAAAGCATTCTCACAAGCAGCCTGGTACAAAGACTGCAATGTATTAGAGATTACCGCGCAGGGCGAGGGAAGCGATACCCATTGTGGATGATGCTATTGATAGCGCTGTTGGGCGTCATGAGCGGTTGTCAAGGATATAAAGCCCTAGAGGAGTTCGGCATCCGACATCATCAGAAGTTGTCTGAGGTGTTGGAGTTGAATCTAGAGCGGATGCCATCAGATACAACATTAAGGCGGATGTTTCAGGCAATCAACTTTGAGCAATTAACACAGCTGTTTAATACTTGGGCTAAAGAGCAGTTTGCACCACAAGCAGGAGAATGGGTAGCAGTGGATGGCAAAAGCATCAAAGGCACTGTGCAAAATCGCTCGGATGCATTCCAAAATTTTGTGAGTGTGGTGTCAGCATACAGTCATCAACGGCGAGTGGTGCTAGCCCACAAGAGCTTTGAAAACAAAGTACGAAGTGAAATTCAGGTGGTGGAGCAGTTGCTAGCGGAGTTGTCACTCACAGGCGTGGTGGTCAGCATGGATGCCTTGCATTGTCAAAAAAAACCGTTGCCCGTTTAGTGGCACAAGGCAATGATTACTTGATTGCCGTCAAGGGCAATCAGCCAAAGTTGATGCAGCAGTTCCA
Protein-coding regions in this window:
- the upp gene encoding uracil phosphoribosyltransferase; this encodes MNAEVTVVEHPLIQHKLTLMRQTKTSTGKFRNLLKEIGMLLAYEVTRDLPLKYEEIKTPIAPMLAPMLAAEKKMVIVSIMRAGQGILDGILELIPSARVGHIGLYRDPTTHVAIEYYFKVPNDIEQRDILVVDPMLATGNSAVAAIDRIKEVSPMSIKFLCLLAAPEGIAHLRREHPDVSIYTAAIDEKLDEHGYIVPGLGDAGDRLYGTK
- a CDS encoding HAD family hydrolase, producing the protein MSRYQLIIFDFDGTLAITHPAIISCVIKTFQTFNIDPPDEEQIRSVIGVTLAEAFPIFYPAIAPEEIPTWIQTFRHFYQTEGLLKIDLFSGVKQVIQAASSEGLNLAIVSVKHTKFLKLAVEKLKINTDFDLVIGDDGQTPTKPDARLFHSVIQPIYPDIQSNEVLVFGDSHVDLMFAKNAGLDACWATYGYGDRAKCLALNPTFVVNEISQLISIIKT
- a CDS encoding GTP cyclohydrolase II, which codes for MENPKKASSHKHIVLTSHPGKSGKKSVPIHWGESDPMKRGPIIGTLANPNQRNAIGTHSGSYAVYRALAIASGALQANHRADLTNTSPVVHIGPYPSWADANKIVSLDPFGAIVGEVFPSFYEEGYDIRPTIAVTKAHINMPELQDSVAKGRLQVDGQIIKNNGNLVVTKVAIDPVWYLPGIAKRLNIEESDLRRILFQQTGGMFPELVTRPDLHVFLPPIGGTTIYLIGDVAAITDPNRLLAVRVHDECNGSDVFGSDICTCRPYLVHGIEVCVQTAQAGGAGVIVYFRKEGRALGEVTKFLVYNARKRQEGGDRADAYFARTECVAGLQDMRFQELMPDVLHWLGITRIDRLVSMSDMKYNAITNSGIEVIQRIPIPDDWIPEDAWVEIAAKQAAGYYTPGEVPTATTLAEIKGRGLGD
- a CDS encoding URC4/urg3 family protein — its product is MSNSEREAIAYLRSPAAIRERCDRIFRLGCEDKLRYFRVDLTQLEKCADYVIGVMRDDYPDLDIPFHSRWRHFEVGNVPRLLELEQALTGLNRLEKAKVKFDLAIVSVLLDAGAGANWQYCEPETGQVFRRSEGLAVASFRMFFQGAFSSHSKSPLQVDADGLLQLTEDSLAQGFQVSEKNPLVGVEGRVQLLQRLGQVLAQNPKFFGTESPRLGNLVNYLWDSSNHGQLAASKVLSAVLEGLGEIWSGRLAIAGVNLGDVWIHSALPGDKKSDNYVPFHKLSQWLTYSLLEPLQELDLKITGLEELTGLPEYRNGGLCLDTGLLQVKDSAVLQERHPVGSEVIVEWRALTISLLDKIAATIRQKLNMTADELPLVKVLQGGTWSAGRKIAAQLREGGVPPIKIASDGTVF
- a CDS encoding ABC transporter permease, giving the protein MDNLNFFTDYLIASLRLSVPLAFAALGGLFSERSGVLNIGLEGMLLSGAFSSAAGAFFTGNVWLGMLLAIAVGGLVGLLHAYLCVTLRVDQLVSGLAINLTAAGLTSFWSRVLFNSGQAQQLPGIQIIGIPGLKHIPIIGNLLFNQDPLIYLLFLLVPLSTYLLFRTSLGLSLRAVGEYPRAADTAGVSVTKVRYVAVTLSGCLAGLGGAYLTLVHVRFFVEDMSAGRGFIALAALIFGRWHPFSTALACLLFGATEALQLRIQAFNLNIPYQFLVMLPYVIALLALVGLAGKSTPPAALGVPYIPESREQ
- a CDS encoding iron uptake porin, translated to MASLLPVSPNFNISGWTGLINARAESDPYKGSDAKIFTWALSFALPDVGGLGNLLGFVIGQPPKAIETDVVGREDPDTSLHLEAFYRYQITDNIAITPRFFVVTNPEQNANNDLIYVGTVRPSFVF
- a CDS encoding ISAs1 family transposase translates to MDRESILTSSLVQRLQCIRDYRAGRGKRYPLWMMLLIALLGVMSGCQGYKALEEFGIRHHQKLSEVLELNLERMPSDTTLRRMFQAINFEQLTQLFNTWAKEQFAPQAGEWVAVDGKSIKGTVQNRSDAFQNFVSVVSAYSHQRRVVLAHKSFENKVRSEIQVVEQLLAELSLTGVVVSMDALHCQKKPLPV